Proteins from a single region of Hydra vulgaris chromosome 12, alternate assembly HydraT2T_AEP:
- the LOC136088647 gene encoding uncharacterized protein LOC136088647 — MKPTGKRVKQLTLDTSNAIAHSCYGFIDLVETLLSNGANYVLLGWFSTDPLEKAFSKLRQGSGGTYFINAKSVIEKINIQHTKLILQLNIPVDGIDGHTCDICFRDISTDEKELLDNIHDLESSVNKSTLVAIVYIAGYVQKSEIKIYDDSTNYYYKYGSYLYSLNRGGLEIPSDTLV, encoded by the coding sequence ATGAAACCTACAGGTAAGCGTGTAAAACAGCTTACGCTAGATACTAGCAATGCAATAGCGCATTCATGTTATGGCTTTATTGATCTCGTAGAAACTTTGTTGAGTAATGGAGCAAATTATGTCTTATTAGGTTGGTTTTCAACAGATCCACTTGAAAAAGCTTTTTCTAAGCTTCGACAGGGATCTGGAGGTACTTACTTTATAAACGCTAAATctgtaattgaaaaaattaatattcaacATACTAAATTGATATTACAACTTAACATTCCTGTTGATGGTATTGATGGTCATACTTGTGACATATGTTTTAGAGATATTTCTACTGATGAAAAAGAACTTCTAGATAATATACATGATCTTGAAAGCTCAGTTAATAAATCTACATTAGTGGCTATAGTTTACATAGCTGGCTATGTGCAAAAAagcgaaataaaaatttatgatgaTTCTaccaattattattataaatatggaAGTTATCTGTATAGCCTAAACAGAGGCGGACTTGAAATTCCTTCTGATACTCTTGTCTAA